The genomic DNA GTGTGTCCTGGTACTGGATTGGTTCCGGTTTGCAGTCCAGAGgttgggacccgtgatttaatgggaacaaaaaCGAGTTAGGATCacctaaaatgtcaatttttaatggagaggggtccttaaccaaacctcGGGTGACGAGCTGTGAATGAGAGTGTGTCGGTTTATGAAGTGTTTTCATGTACAAACATTACTACatataaaagtacatttttataagAAGGTGAATATTACTTTATAAAGCAAGCACAACAGCCTCCATGGATGATTAAAGGATTTATTCAGCTCAGGTAGGAGGGGAGATTTGGAGCGGGATCAGTCTCCGATCAGAAAGCCTCAGAAGCCACtgagcaaaaacagaacaacGTGATGGTTCCTTTAAGGAGTTTTTTCAAATCACAAACAATTTCTACAAACaacttcattttgtttcattgaatcttaaTCATCTGAAGAAAATTATCTACTGAAATTTTTGactcttttaaacaaaatttcttgtagtagaattttattttgaaaatagattttcagtaACCAGAATCTTAAAAATGCGACCTCTGGCCCCGTTCAGACCGGTCtatgtaaataatttaaaccAATCCGTGGCCTGagaaaggttggggaccactgatacAGAACCTTTGGGCcatgtgaccagaacttctttcTTAGTTGAGCATTATCACTGTTAatcatcactttttaatccacagcCTGCAGCCAATcggaatcgagtattcacctggaccgtggtataaataaaaacagtttacaaCCTTTTCTTCTAAAAGTGTAGAAAAATAGTAATATAATTGTTTAGTTTtaagagataaataaaaaaaaacacaaaataaatgtgtttaagcTCAACaccgaagctccagtgtttatgttctttgatttactgcaatttcttaattgttaacacaataattccagcagctctcgccacttttctccttcagaatctgctggaattatcgtgttaacggttgaaaagttacagtatgttaaagaattttgtgtttaagcgtcaccggtgaaaGATGTCAAAGGGCTAACAGCTGATGAAGTAAAGCCATGAAGTTGTATTCCAGTTGGTTTCTGCTCTCAGTCCACTTTTTCACACACTTGCAAAACTGTGTTGTTGAAGTCCTCTGGCTGATCAGCAAAAACGTAGTGCCCAGCTCCACGGATACTCTGTCAACGAAAAAACTGTGAGGAAATGGAACAGCAAAAGCAAGAGGCCTTCAATATACCCTTTagacggtgacgtcagacaaaatggcaacagGGCTGAAAAAGCGAAAAGTTACTTCCACAGGTAAGAACGGCAGACCTGACAGCTGAACACCGTTTGACAGAATTTCACATAAATGAAAGGTAACCAtatcaatttcaacagaaaaaggcacaatatttattttatgaatgtcctgctgaactgcatttttatgtcctgtcttagattgttcacaaatctaaaaacaattctgaaaatattttaaatgccaCTATGAAGACacatattttaagacaaaagttcaactctgGCCTTGggcatttagaaaattatgtgaaaattataatttccacatatatattttggacggtttcaaatgattttgatccttgtttacttttattatcctgcaggatcagacacGGTTATGAGGAACAACAAAGAGGAGTTacatcagaaaataacacaagttattagtttttctttatcatcagacacgttgaaattgtctgactttatctatgtttttaatgattctgtgaacacagaaatgtgatcaactttaactggacagaaaagatcttctgcagatctacgtctcatccccgtCATGGAAAGCTAatgttagcgttagcatcaattagaagaagaaaatctgaatgaccttcataatcaaaccagcagcattcagtgaagttcctgtaaccttcatctaactatgactgagaaataatccacgactggtttaatatcatccagaggattttggggaagcagctgtggagcattctgcaggaggaatactgacatttgatctaagAGGGGAAACAATAACAAGGTAGgagatttagaaaatatatattgtacAGATTTCAGTtatacgacggagtattagggccaccaaaaaaaaaaaaagtaatattacgacttttaatctcgtaaatttacgacttttaatctcgtaaatttacgacttttttctcgtaaatatattgaagtcgaggggagcctacagtccagcgaATTTATGCCGTGCGCTGAAGCAGACCgaccaaactgtgaaaaacgtcttggatttcatcaggtaaactgaatgtttaaaatatttcaagtgtttggaagtttctttatttgatttacagtttattaatgttttattcgttgatggtggcttgcaggatctctgcagattacGTCGATGAAGCCGTCGATATCCGcgcagctgttcacttccagtcatttcgtcctccgcgacagaccagatctcctccaactctgtgctgcttccgtctgaagaggacTAGTTTTCAGAATGTTCcatgttcttgtgctaatgtaacagacaactgttatttctcagtgttgttttgtgctgagacgggacgtttcatttggagaaggagGCGTTCGGagttctgtttacattctccttcgGTTGTCATGTGATGTAAGGGGGcgaaagggcttctgggaaattaaaggcaaaataaagtgacggacctgataaacatgcattattctgagctctttatttcgagcacggctctgatataaacagacacatttgggtttgtttctcattaatttacgactttaaatctcgtagatttacgagtaatattacgactttttttctcgtaaattcacgagtttttttctcgtaaatttacgacttttaatctcgtaaatttatgagtttttttctcgtaaatttacgagattaaaagtcgtaaatatagcctatgacttttaaagtcataaatatacgactttattctcgtaatttagcagttacgacttttttcgcgtaaatttacgacttttaatctcgtaaatctacgagaaaaaaagtcgtaatattactttttttttttttggtggccctaatactccgtcgtacagttacaattggttaggttacctttcattatttacataaaattattttcaacagtgttcagctgtcagctttaccGTTCTAAACCAAAGACATAATATATAAACAGGAAGTCACTCTGTACGCTCAacgttttgtgtgacgtcacgtgaagaGTCTATAACAACATGCATTGAATATATGCAATAGTAGACAAAATACTGcgtttaatgaaaaaaaaagtttgtgcgagtatgtgtatatataaatattgtcgTTATTATTCTATGTATATTGTACATTCTGTTGATCTAGAATATTATAATGAACTTTAACTTATGATTATTATCAAAAATTCCCATTAAAGTAATGGTCAATGTATAAAGAATTAAGAGGCAGGCTTTAATAAGCAATGCTTCTGCCTCCTACCTTTCAAACATGGATGTAAGATATAGTATACTCATTGTCAATGGTGTTAATATAGATGTGACTGTAAAATATAACTATATGGGTTAACcaacatgtttaaataaactaaacaaaaaaaatagtctttacTTTTAGCAATACTTGAGTAACTAACCTTATTAACCATAATACtgaaatctggattttttaatgtattcagatttatttaaataacattagttttcatttattgtcaCAGACTGTAGTCTTTCATAGTACTGTCTTCTTGTGAGCGGCTGCATGGCTCAGTTGACTGTGCGTAGGACTGGCGCATGGGAAACCAGGGTTCATTTCCCAGGAGGTGCAGtgagcttcatccagtgtgggtctGTAGCCAAGACTCTTCACACCgctgcctaactatgtagccacaagaggACGCAAGTCTGGGTTCTCTGTAccagtccccagcccggataaaatacagggttgtgtcaggagggACATCTGGTGGTAGAACCATCTGTGCTATTCAatgaaagctgattggctgtggcgacGTCCAAACGGATGTGCCGAAAGTTGAACAAGAAATAACTCAAACTTGAAAAGGGCTTCATTTGTGGAAATGGGAATGCATAGGTGACCATCAAGTCAACTGTCACACATACACAAGTAAACTATTTCAGTATCAGTGAACTTACAATCATGTGGACATTAGAGTGAGGCCTCCTCTCTCGGATGCTGGTGGCTGAGACGCTGTCAATGCTTGAGCGCGAGCCATAGATTATTGTGATAGAgatgtgtggctgcagctgGTCCATTCTTTGAAGCATGGGCCTCTTAGCCCAGCCATGCAGATCAGTCATGTTCTTAAAAGCTGTTTCTCCACTTGGAACAGAAGGCCAGTTAATTACCATCAGAGGACACATCTTCAGCTAAGATCCAGTTGCCTCACagatttttatcaaaacaaagCTGAGGGGGACACACCTGGGGAACTGCACGTTGAGGTGGTAAATGTACTCTGGCACCGTATTGTCTTTGAACATTGAAGAAAACTTCCTCTTGAAGTCTGGCCTCAGGGTCTGGACCAAAATGGGACCTGTGTGGCCCACAAATGAAAACCTGTCATGGTTATAAAACGACCTTCATCATATCTTCTGCATCATTTCTCACCAAGTGGTCCCATCAGTCGCAGGCCGGCCAGGGGGTTAAAGGGACGGAACATGGCGCTGAGGGCTTTTATCCATACTGGGATGGGCCGGTCGATCTTCGGAGAGGCCTGACTCTCAGGGAAACCCCAGGGCTCCAACAGAATAATGTGTTTGACCCTGAAGACGAGCGAGGAAACTGATGATTTAAAGATTCCTATAGGTCGAATCACCCATAATATTTAAGGCTACAGAGGtggtaacacattttttatctttattttctaatttgtcCTGTCCAGATACCTTTACAATGGGGGTTAGAAATCTTCACAAggtgtatatttatatactcCTGGAAACATGTAGTCTGTATGCATACAGAGGGGCAAAAAAGTCACCAAATGAGTAaggttctcccacttaaaaagatgacagaGGCCTGAAATTTTCATGATAGATAAacttcaactatgagagacaaaaagagaaaaaatacagaaaatcacattgtttgatttctagagaatttatttgcaaattatgctGGAAAATAgatatttggtcaataacaaaagttcaactcaatactttgttggcaatgacagcagtgaaacattttttgtaagtCTTCAGAAGATTCTCACAAACTGTTCCTGgatttttggtccattcctccatgcagatctcctctggaTCAGtgatattttggtccattcctctattcagatctcctctagagcagtgatattttggtccattcctctattcagatctcctctagagcagtgatatTTTTGGGCTGTTACTGGGCAACACAGACTCTCATCTCCCTCCAGTGATTTACtatgagatctggagactgtctcgaccactccaggaccttgaaatgcttcttctgAAGCCACTCCTTAGTTACCCGGGCAGTGTGTTTAGGATGGTTgccatgaatgaatgaaaagctttattaattccaaaggaaatttaaaagcaGCTCCACAcagacataaaacaaataaaataaataaaaccctaaaaacaattaagatcTATCagttataaaaatatgaatttaaatatAATGAATTAATCAAATATTCGTTCTCAAAGAATAGTACAGTAAcaaccataaaaacattcaacattTGAAATTGACTTAAGTCCTCTTTTGTTGTTCAGTCAGGGGGTCTGGTGTCATATGGTGACAGACCCTCTtccgtttcatcttcaatgctgatggaaggaggttagGAGGTTTCCACTCTaaatctgaccatacatggcctcattcattctttccttcaCATGGATCAGTCGTTctggtccctttgctgaaaaacagctcCAAACCATGATGTTTCCTTCCCCATGCTTTACACtaggtatggtgttctttggatgaAACCCAGCATTCTTTAGTTTTTACCAAAAAGTTGTATTGTGGTTTCCTCTGACCATAGGACATTctccaatcctcttctggatcatccagatgctcTCTTCAAACTTTAGATGAACCTGCACGTGTACTGGCTTTATCAGGAGGACACGTCTGACACTGCAGGGTTTGAGTGCATAGCGGTGTAGTGTGTTACTGCTGGTAGTCTTTGGTACTTTGgtccagctctctgcaggtcattcactaggtcccctgtgtggttctgggatttctGTGATCATTTGACCCCACAGGGTGAGATCTTGAGGGgagccccagatggagggagatgaTCAATGGCCTTGTATGTCTTCCAATTTCTTAcgtttaattgtctttatttttagttagtttaaagctaatgatggttaagatgtgtgctttacatccagtttgcgtatGACCCGATTAattgactaatcggaaaaaataattggtgataaattgactaataaaataatcgtttgtggcagcactagtttccaccataatttacaaagaaattctttaaaaatcagagaatctaattttccacattttttttctcagagttgAGGTAAAATGacagacctctctcatctttttaagtgggagaacttgcacattTGGTGGCTgattgaatacttttttgccccgcTGTATGCAATGGTTTCTTGTACCCATGCCCATCTCATCTTTCTTCCGCCCAGTCCAAAAAGAAATTCtcacaaatataataaaaactgttttttagctttcaagCACAAAAGCGGTTTCTACTGGAGCAACATACTGTAACAGTAACATCTTTACACTATAAGAAGCCTGCAGCGctgatctgtttgctcagctgatggacaggagaagacaaaaacaaaattatactTGCAAGTAGCTAAGACTACCATTGGTCATGCCTTTGTCCTCTGAGTAGTTCCATAAATCCTTGCACAAAAGAACCGGCCTAATTCCCATCAAGACCTACTCGTTGACGAGGACTGACACAGCTTTTGTTAGCAAAACGTTATAAgagttatttttcaaacagaGCAGTGAAAATGACTTGGGGGCAGAGAGAAAGGGCTGTACTGGTCTCTTTTCTGATTGGTCCAaactaaagcattttttatttggtttgtcaGAGtagaaaacactgaattttttcacaaacaaaagttaaaatctttgcttaaataaacataatcaGATGCTCCTCAAAGGCTTACAGGGAGGAAATAAAATACGAcactaaaaatagttttactctaggctaaaatatttgactttctttatccagaaaatgtgataaataaGATAAAAGCCATTTGGTCTCCCCTGCCAAAATGTGGTATAATTTCAAAGCGTCCATAATTTCAAGTGTCCGTTGCAAGAACAACAGGACTTACAGAGAAGATCTTACAGTTTACAGGACATTTCCAGAAGTACAATGTTGACTACAAAGGACAAAGTTGAGTGTCCGGGTCTCAGGAGGGTATTAAGTTATCAGCATTTTATGATCTCACACATGTTGACTTTGGCCACCAGCTATAGCCTCGTTTCCAGTGAGTGGtgtggtacggtccagttaattctggtgactCAGAattcagttaagcctcacttccaccgagtggtttgttttcactgaaCATGCGCAGTGTAGATCACTAGCgcatcattgtagtgcgacgactagaaaagcaacagcagtggaggtcatccagcagctttttctgtctttgctgtACATCGtgtagaacaggaatttaatgttgtttgaaagaatatTGTGGGAGGCTgagaagaataccgccgtaaagaggaaaacggaattgCTACCTTTTTCTATGAACTTACAACAGATGGGAACCCTCAAGAAGAAcaggtcagaactgtttaatgggtctatttaacaatggaaacgctcaaaaacCGGACTGGACCTCTCAGTACAAACAAGGATTATATGGATGCTTGTCACCTCCTCCAGAATAAACAAAATCCCACTCACATACCAGTAGAAAGGAAATGAGAAAAGTTAGCAGTAAGGAATAAGAGGTTACTGTTGTTGGCAGGGTTAAATGTGGTCTGATCTCACCTGCCCGGATGCTTGATAGAATACGACACGGCCAGGTATCCTCCCAGGTTGTGCCCAAGCAGTATCATGCTCTCCAGACCCATTTTGTCCCTCCATTGCTCAATTGATTCCACAAACTGGtcctctgcagcttcaggtTGTGTGGAGAACTCAGGTCTGTTGCTCTGGCCAAAGCCCAGCAAGTCCAAAGCAAAAACTGGCCGACACGCTGACAGAGCGTCTAAGTTCTGAGCCCAAAGTCCCACTCCACCTCCAAAGCCATGTAGCAGAACCATGGGTGTTTTATCCTTAACAGCATCACTGACTAGACTCAGGGTCCACAGCTGGTTGCCATTGGAGATGCAGATGAATCGTTTTGTCAGAGTT from Oryzias melastigma strain HK-1 linkage group LG16, ASM292280v2, whole genome shotgun sequence includes the following:
- the LOC112143976 gene encoding 1-acylglycerol-3-phosphate O-acyltransferase ABHD5 translates to MESSSAPERMVQRLLSMAGLHSLGSSMWSYMSRTIGWFWIPGWLPSWCPTSHKLLQAAEDKMLRCVNTTLTKRFICISNGNQLWTLSLVSDAVKDKTPMVLLHGFGGGVGLWAQNLDALSACRPVFALDLLGFGQSNRPEFSTQPEAAEDQFVESIEQWRDKMGLESMILLGHNLGGYLAVSYSIKHPGRVKHIILLEPWGFPESQASPKIDRPIPVWIKALSAMFRPFNPLAGLRLMGPLGPILVQTLRPDFKRKFSSMFKDNTVPEYIYHLNVQFPSGETAFKNMTDLHGWAKRPMLQRMDQLQPHISITIIYGSRSSIDSVSATSIRERRPHSNVHMISIRGAGHYVFADQPEDFNNTVLQVCEKVD